The genomic stretch CCTGGTTCTGGAGCCCCGAATTGTGCATGTAGAAATAGGCGCCGCCCTTTTTCTGCGGCACGCCGAAACGCTCATAATCGAAGAGCTGCTTGATCCGGGCGCGGAACGCCGCGCGGCCCGGCAGCGTCGCGAGATAGGCGTCGGTGACCCTATTCTCCGCCGCCACCCACGCCGCGACTTCGGAGTCGTTGCGGACGTCGTTTTCCAGCCAGCGATACGGATCGGCGACCTTCACGCCGAATTGCTCCTCGACCACATCGACGCGGCGCGTTTCGGGATAGGCGGGCTTGGTCATCGGTGAAGGGGTGTCCGTCTGGGTCTGGGAATGGGCGGAGGTGGCGAGCAGGACCGCCAGGATCAAGGCACGGCGCATGGAAAAGCGAACTCCGGTTGGCCGCCGAGCTTAGGGAGCGGCGGGCCAAACGAAAAGGGCGGCCGCACCGTGGTGCGACCGCCCTTTTCCTGTCCCGAGGGACCGATCGATCAGGCCGCGTCGGCGAAATCGTCGTCGTTATAGACCGGACCCGAATCCTGGCCCTTGGCCGAGACGTCGCGGTCGACGAACTCGATGATCGCCATCGGCGAGGCGTCCGACTTGCGGATGCCGGCCTTGATGATGCGGGTATAGCCGCCGTTGCGATCGGCATAGCGCGCCGCCAGAACGTCGAACAGCTTCACCAGCTGGGCGTCGTCGAGCAGGCGGGCGTGCGCCAGGCGGCGGTTGGACAGGCCACCCTTCTTCGCCAGCGTGATGAGCTTCTCCACATAGGGACGCAGCTCCTTCGCCTTGGCGACGGTCGTGGTGATCTGCTCGTGCTTGATGAGCGCGGCGCTCATGTTGCGGAACAGGGCAAGGCGGTGGGCCGAGGTCCGCTGAAGCTTACGGCCGCCTACGCGATGGCGCATGATAACATCCTTCGTTCGTTAAGGGGCCGTTTGACGGAACCCCAGACCAGGCGGTGCGAAACGGGCCACCGCCCAAAACCCGGTACTAAGTTTACGAAGTTTAGGGTTTTGAGGCCCTGCTTCG from Sphingomonas hengshuiensis encodes the following:
- the rplQ gene encoding 50S ribosomal protein L17, with amino-acid sequence MRHRVGGRKLQRTSAHRLALFRNMSAALIKHEQITTTVAKAKELRPYVEKLITLAKKGGLSNRRLAHARLLDDAQLVKLFDVLAARYADRNGGYTRIIKAGIRKSDASPMAIIEFVDRDVSAKGQDSGPVYNDDDFADAA